One window from the genome of Salisaeta longa DSM 21114 encodes:
- a CDS encoding DUF1353 domain-containing protein — translation MKNNLYPSLGQRPGGGNRWELRERWVYTWRAEGERWRVILREGYPFAPSVPRWAWALVSPVETLTASAPHDWLYDRQGLIPPDDPDGQLLIFDDGTWQPYRARVTRRNADRFFGRILKVQGVTPWRRWLAVKAVRLTGWYWWRAA, via the coding sequence ATGAAGAACAACCTCTACCCGTCGCTTGGCCAGCGCCCCGGCGGGGGCAACCGGTGGGAACTGCGCGAGCGATGGGTGTACACCTGGCGGGCGGAAGGGGAACGATGGCGCGTCATCTTGCGCGAGGGGTATCCGTTTGCACCGAGCGTGCCGCGGTGGGCATGGGCGCTGGTGAGTCCGGTGGAAACGCTCACGGCCAGTGCCCCGCACGACTGGCTCTACGACCGGCAGGGGCTCATCCCGCCGGACGATCCGGACGGGCAGCTGCTGATCTTCGACGATGGGACCTGGCAGCCGTATCGTGCCCGCGTCACCCGTCGCAACGCCGATCGCTTCTTCGGACGCATCCTCAAGGTGCAAGGGGTCACGCCGTGGCGCCGCTGGTTGGCCGTAAAGGCCGTACGCCTGACGGGATGGTACTGGTGGCGCGCCGCGTAG
- a CDS encoding tetratricopeptide repeat protein, whose product MDRIEQLEAFLAEDPDDTFTRFALAQEHLKQDAPERALAYFEDLVATDPGYVGTYYHLGKLYERMGRTEDAIATYEQGIEHARAQKQTKDLSELQDALLQAQGVGFD is encoded by the coding sequence ATGGATCGCATCGAACAACTTGAAGCCTTTTTGGCCGAAGACCCGGACGACACGTTTACGCGGTTTGCCCTGGCACAGGAGCACCTGAAGCAGGATGCGCCCGAGCGCGCGCTGGCCTACTTCGAAGACCTCGTGGCCACCGACCCGGGCTACGTGGGCACCTACTACCACCTGGGCAAGTTGTACGAGCGCATGGGCCGTACCGAGGATGCCATCGCCACCTATGAGCAGGGGATTGAGCATGCGCGTGCGCAGAAGCAAACCAAAGACCTCTCGGAGCTGCAAGACGCGCTGTTGCAGGCGCAGGGGGTGGGCTTTGATTGA
- a CDS encoding TPM domain-containing protein produces the protein MKRLPPVLRWLVLCLLLVGGSTMQVQAQAQLADVIPSDNRLVVDQGNFLSATEAQRLEAKLRRYADTTSTQIAVVTVPTLDGQAIADYATAIGRQWGVGQAGQDNGVVLLVAREERKVFIATGYGMEGVLPDAIANRIVRTILTPSFREGQFYAGLDRATDAIIQAAAGTYTASATEDAAGDGFDLPPGLIFTVLIILYFVFTNKRRGGKGGGKRGKHRHRDMDVPIIFWGGGFGGGSGGGGLGGGGGFGGFGGGGFGGGGAGGDW, from the coding sequence ATGAAACGTCTGCCCCCCGTGCTTCGCTGGCTTGTGCTGTGCCTCCTCCTGGTTGGGGGGAGCACGATGCAAGTGCAGGCTCAGGCACAACTTGCCGACGTCATTCCGTCCGATAACCGACTCGTCGTCGATCAGGGCAACTTTCTGAGTGCTACGGAGGCGCAGCGTCTGGAGGCGAAGCTCCGCCGCTATGCCGACACCACGTCCACCCAGATTGCGGTGGTTACGGTGCCCACGCTGGACGGGCAGGCCATTGCCGATTACGCGACCGCCATCGGGCGGCAGTGGGGCGTGGGGCAGGCGGGACAAGACAACGGGGTGGTGCTGCTGGTGGCCCGCGAGGAGCGAAAGGTGTTCATTGCGACGGGCTACGGGATGGAGGGCGTGCTGCCCGATGCCATTGCCAACCGCATCGTGCGCACCATCCTTACCCCATCCTTTCGGGAGGGGCAGTTTTACGCGGGCCTCGACCGGGCCACCGATGCCATCATCCAGGCGGCGGCCGGTACGTACACGGCCTCGGCAACAGAGGACGCCGCAGGGGACGGCTTCGACCTTCCACCCGGCCTCATCTTTACGGTGCTCATTATTCTCTACTTTGTGTTTACCAACAAGCGCCGGGGCGGCAAGGGCGGCGGCAAGCGGGGCAAGCACCGGCACCGCGACATGGATGTGCCCATCATCTTTTGGGGCGGCGGCTTCGGCGGCGGATCGGGCGGGGGCGGCCTTGGCGGCGGCGGTGGCTTTGGCGGCTTCGGTGGCGGCGGCTTCGGTGGTGGGGGCGCGGGCGGCGATTGGTAG
- a CDS encoding class I SAM-dependent methyltransferase — MSWYHKAFAHGLARGDDAQHRIYGARKRELLGPLRGTVVEIGPGTGLNFRYLSPNITWIGLEPNPHMHSFIRRAAAARGVSDLDLRPAPLETALLPDGTADAVVSTLVLCSVPDVDDALRRIHRWLRPGGRLVFIEHVIAPERTAQRLVQRGLRPCWSCLADGCHPDRDTAAALHRSPFAKVAIERFNAPLPVVRPHIAGHAIA; from the coding sequence ATGAGCTGGTACCACAAAGCATTTGCCCACGGATTGGCCCGGGGCGACGACGCGCAGCATCGCATCTACGGTGCGCGGAAACGCGAACTGCTTGGCCCCTTGCGCGGCACGGTGGTGGAAATTGGGCCCGGCACAGGACTCAACTTCCGCTACCTTTCGCCCAACATCACGTGGATCGGCCTGGAGCCCAACCCGCACATGCATTCGTTCATACGGCGTGCAGCGGCGGCCCGCGGGGTATCGGACCTCGACCTGCGCCCGGCGCCGCTGGAGACGGCCCTGCTGCCCGATGGCACCGCAGACGCCGTGGTGAGCACGCTGGTACTATGCTCGGTGCCCGATGTCGACGACGCCCTGCGGCGCATTCACCGATGGTTACGACCCGGCGGGCGGCTCGTGTTCATCGAGCATGTGATTGCGCCCGAACGTACCGCGCAGCGGCTGGTGCAGCGCGGCCTACGGCCCTGCTGGTCGTGCCTCGCCGACGGCTGCCACCCCGACCGCGACACGGCGGCCGCGCTTCATCGCAGCCCATTTGCCAAGGTCGCCATCGAACGCTTCAACGCCCCGCTGCCCGTGGTGCGCCCACACATTGCCGGGCACGCCATTGCCTGA
- a CDS encoding ABC transporter permease encodes MDYRLQIARRYLLGRRNVSLISIITGISSLGVMLGVAALIVVLSVMNGFYDFVRDLLVSLDPHVRIVRADGAPMARADSVAQVARRLPMVASAAPYVAGKALLVTDNGITGPTPVVQVHGVGAQAALRTGAHEHPMAYGRFDVSTDSAGAGAVVSLGMGQRLGLLPAGTGRAGATVGLLSAPALEQALTSVFGGPSIQQFTVRGLYRPQAAGTAERVFIGLEPAQRLFNLAGRASGVDLRLQRLAAAPAAKDALQQRLGARFAVRTWYDLQESLYDVMRLEKWGASAILLLIVIVAAFNIVGSLTMVVIEKRSDVGALMTMGVSRRNIQKIFLLEGAIIGAVGTGGGVLLGLGLALIQQYFKVVPMAQAESFLIDAYPVMIRASDILLIAGVAFVMCIAAAWYPATRAARIVPAEAVHLDA; translated from the coding sequence ATGGACTACCGCTTGCAGATTGCGCGCCGCTACCTGCTGGGGCGGCGCAACGTCTCGCTCATCTCAATCATCACCGGCATTTCGTCGCTCGGCGTGATGCTGGGCGTGGCGGCGCTCATCGTGGTCCTTTCGGTGATGAACGGCTTCTACGACTTTGTGCGCGACCTGCTGGTATCGCTCGACCCGCACGTGCGCATTGTGCGGGCCGACGGCGCCCCGATGGCTCGCGCCGACTCGGTGGCGCAGGTGGCGCGGCGGCTTCCCATGGTTGCCAGCGCCGCCCCGTACGTGGCGGGCAAGGCCCTGCTCGTGACCGACAACGGCATAACTGGGCCCACGCCGGTGGTGCAAGTGCACGGCGTGGGTGCGCAGGCGGCCCTCCGCACCGGCGCCCACGAGCACCCGATGGCCTACGGCCGGTTCGATGTGTCGACAGACAGCGCAGGCGCCGGGGCCGTGGTGAGCCTCGGGATGGGGCAGCGCCTTGGGTTGCTTCCCGCGGGCACCGGCCGGGCAGGGGCCACCGTTGGACTGCTGTCTGCGCCCGCCCTTGAGCAGGCCCTTACGAGCGTCTTTGGCGGACCGTCGATTCAGCAATTTACCGTGCGCGGCCTGTACCGCCCGCAGGCGGCTGGAACGGCCGAGCGCGTGTTTATTGGCCTGGAGCCTGCGCAGCGGTTGTTCAATCTCGCGGGCCGCGCCTCGGGGGTCGACCTCCGGCTGCAGCGGCTTGCCGCCGCCCCCGCCGCGAAAGATGCGTTGCAGCAGCGCCTCGGCGCGCGCTTCGCGGTGCGTACCTGGTACGACCTGCAAGAATCGCTCTACGACGTGATGCGCCTCGAAAAGTGGGGCGCATCGGCCATCCTCCTCCTCATCGTCATTGTGGCGGCCTTCAACATTGTGGGATCGCTCACCATGGTCGTCATTGAGAAGCGAAGCGACGTTGGCGCCCTCATGACCATGGGCGTATCCCGGCGAAACATTCAGAAAATTTTTCTGCTGGAAGGAGCGATCATTGGCGCCGTCGGTACAGGCGGTGGCGTACTTTTAGGACTGGGGCTGGCGCTTATCCAACAATACTTCAAGGTTGTACCCATGGCGCAGGCAGAATCCTTCCTGATTGATGCTTACCCTGTCATGATACGGGCATCCGACATTCTACTGATTGCGGGCGTTGCGTTTGTGATGTGCATCGCCGCGGCCTGGTATCCGGCAACCCGCGCCGCCCGCATTGTGCCGGCCGAGGCCGTTCACCTGGATGCCTGA
- the rpmG gene encoding 50S ribosomal protein L33 — translation MAKGNRIKITLECTEAPGTSRYHTTKNRRNTTERLELKKYNPVLRKHTIHREKK, via the coding sequence ATGGCTAAAGGCAACCGCATCAAGATTACGCTAGAGTGCACGGAAGCTCCGGGTACGTCGCGCTACCATACCACGAAGAATCGACGCAACACCACGGAACGGTTGGAGCTGAAAAAGTATAACCCCGTTCTGCGCAAGCATACCATTCACCGTGAGAAGAAGTAG
- a CDS encoding aldo/keto reductase codes for MKTLSFSNGDELPIIGLGTWKSDPGKVQRAVQVALEAGYRHIDCAAIYGNEAEVGAGLQAAIDAGTVARDDVWITSKLWNDAHAPSDVRPALEDTLDDLQLDYLDLYLMHWPVALAPGTGMPSGPEDFRSLDEHPIAETWAAMEDLVDAGLVRHIGVSNFKVERLEALVDAADHAPEMNQIELHPYLQQPEMLEAADALGVHLTAYSPLGSSDRPEAMKADDEPVLMDDPTIAEIAERHEATPAQVLIRWAIERGTAVIPKSVTPEYIRQNLAAAELSLTEDDMEQIAALNRGRRYVDGSFWAMEGSPYTMEDLWG; via the coding sequence ATGAAAACCCTCTCGTTCAGCAACGGCGACGAACTGCCCATCATTGGACTTGGCACCTGGAAGTCGGACCCCGGCAAGGTGCAGCGCGCCGTGCAGGTTGCCCTGGAAGCCGGCTACCGGCACATCGACTGTGCGGCCATTTACGGCAACGAGGCAGAAGTGGGCGCCGGGTTGCAAGCGGCCATCGACGCCGGCACCGTGGCCCGCGACGACGTGTGGATCACCTCGAAGCTCTGGAACGACGCCCACGCCCCGTCGGACGTGCGCCCCGCCCTGGAGGACACGCTGGACGATCTTCAGCTTGACTACCTCGATCTGTACCTGATGCACTGGCCCGTAGCGCTGGCGCCTGGCACCGGCATGCCCTCGGGCCCCGAGGACTTCCGGTCGCTCGATGAGCACCCCATCGCGGAGACGTGGGCGGCGATGGAGGATCTTGTAGACGCGGGCCTCGTGCGCCACATTGGCGTCTCGAACTTCAAGGTGGAGCGCCTGGAAGCATTGGTTGACGCGGCCGACCACGCGCCCGAGATGAATCAGATTGAGCTGCACCCGTACCTGCAGCAGCCCGAGATGCTGGAAGCCGCCGACGCGCTGGGCGTTCACCTCACCGCCTACTCGCCCCTCGGCTCCTCAGACCGCCCCGAGGCCATGAAGGCCGACGACGAGCCGGTGCTGATGGACGACCCAACGATTGCCGAGATTGCCGAGCGGCACGAGGCGACCCCGGCGCAGGTGCTGATCCGCTGGGCCATCGAGCGCGGCACGGCCGTCATTCCGAAGTCGGTAACGCCCGAGTACATCCGCCAGAACCTGGCCGCGGCCGAGCTCTCGCTGACGGAGGACGACATGGAGCAGATCGCCGCACTCAATCGCGGGCGGCGGTATGTGGACGGCTCGTTCTGGGCGATGGAGGGCAGCCCCTACACGATGGAAGACCTGTGGGGCTAG
- a CDS encoding helix-turn-helix domain-containing protein — protein MPVRGDNLRFILGLKLRALRQDCGASLREISERSGLSISYLSEIEKGKKYPKPDKLLDLARAFDVPYDDLVSLHVDESMGPLKEVFSSTFMQEFPFDVFGLQPHDLFALVADQPSQAGALIRTFLEVARTYDMQVEHFLFAALRSYQQMHGNYFPELEQMAAKLRQRYQWARGTRLTASDLRAVLTTHHNYTIDTEQLADDPALRDLRSVLKGEEEAPQLFINRRLMDNQRAFIYARELAYCAMDVDERATTSSWIEVTSYEQVLNNFRASYVAGALLIDREPLLEDLDGFFDAPTWDPAPLHACMDRFGATPEMFFYRLTELVPHHFGLDDFFFLRFHHGAGAAGFRLTKVLNLSQVPVPHGIGLQESYCRRWPAMRLLKRLSGAQYSDEAPSAPDAAYIRAQRSHFMDEDSTFLVFSAARPLALQPHTNSCVSIGFLRDDAFQSTVAFADDPAIPSVDVNLTCERCPLPEAACHERVAPPTAHHRAQTLKQKKKALRHLGTSDD, from the coding sequence ATGCCTGTTCGTGGCGACAACCTCCGCTTTATCCTTGGCCTCAAGCTGCGCGCCCTGCGGCAGGACTGCGGGGCATCGCTCCGGGAAATCTCTGAGCGGTCGGGGCTCTCCATTTCTTACCTGAGCGAGATTGAGAAGGGGAAAAAGTATCCGAAGCCCGACAAACTGCTCGACCTCGCCCGCGCCTTCGACGTGCCCTACGACGACCTCGTGTCGCTCCACGTCGACGAGTCGATGGGACCGCTCAAGGAGGTCTTCTCGTCGACCTTCATGCAGGAATTTCCCTTCGACGTGTTTGGCCTTCAGCCACACGATTTGTTCGCGCTTGTGGCCGATCAGCCGTCGCAGGCGGGTGCGCTCATCCGCACGTTTTTGGAGGTGGCCCGCACCTACGACATGCAGGTGGAGCACTTTCTGTTTGCCGCGCTACGCTCGTACCAGCAGATGCACGGCAACTATTTTCCGGAGTTGGAGCAGATGGCAGCGAAATTACGCCAGCGCTATCAGTGGGCGCGCGGCACGCGCCTCACGGCTTCGGATCTGCGGGCGGTGCTCACCACCCACCACAACTACACCATCGATACCGAACAACTTGCTGACGACCCGGCGCTGCGCGACCTGCGGTCGGTGCTTAAGGGGGAAGAAGAGGCGCCGCAGCTCTTTATCAACCGCCGGCTCATGGACAACCAGCGGGCCTTCATCTATGCACGCGAGCTGGCGTACTGCGCCATGGATGTGGACGAGCGCGCCACCACGTCCTCGTGGATTGAGGTGACGTCGTACGAACAGGTCCTCAACAATTTTCGGGCGTCGTATGTCGCGGGTGCTCTGCTCATCGACCGCGAACCGCTTCTTGAGGACCTGGACGGCTTCTTTGACGCCCCGACATGGGACCCGGCGCCGCTGCACGCGTGCATGGATCGCTTTGGCGCGACCCCCGAGATGTTCTTCTACCGCCTCACCGAACTCGTCCCGCACCACTTTGGCCTCGACGACTTCTTCTTTCTGCGCTTCCATCACGGCGCGGGCGCCGCGGGCTTTCGTCTCACCAAGGTGCTCAACCTGTCGCAGGTCCCCGTGCCGCACGGCATTGGCCTTCAGGAATCGTACTGCCGGCGGTGGCCGGCCATGCGCCTGTTGAAGCGGCTCAGCGGCGCGCAGTATTCCGACGAGGCACCGTCCGCGCCCGATGCCGCCTACATCCGCGCGCAACGGTCGCATTTCATGGACGAGGATTCCACGTTTCTGGTTTTTTCGGCCGCCCGCCCGCTGGCGCTCCAGCCCCACACCAACTCGTGCGTCTCCATCGGATTCTTGCGTGACGATGCCTTTCAGTCGACGGTTGCGTTTGCCGACGACCCAGCCATTCCGTCCGTTGATGTCAACCTCACCTGCGAGCGCTGCCCGCTGCCCGAAGCGGCGTGCCACGAGCGCGTGGCGCCCCCCACGGCGCACCATCGGGCCCAAACGCTGAAGCAAAAGAAAAAGGCCCTGCGCCATCTCGGCACATCGGATGACTAG
- the rpmB gene encoding 50S ribosomal protein L28 codes for MARKDDLTGKGPVSGNTVSPSNKKEKRRFQRNLQKKRFYIPSEDRWITLKVSAKTLKTINKKGIEAVLKEARKQGINV; via the coding sequence ATGGCACGCAAAGACGACTTAACCGGTAAGGGCCCTGTATCGGGCAACACCGTTTCGCCCTCCAACAAAAAGGAGAAGCGCCGCTTCCAACGCAACCTTCAGAAGAAGCGATTCTACATTCCCTCTGAAGACCGCTGGATCACCCTGAAGGTGTCTGCCAAGACCCTCAAGACCATCAACAAGAAAGGGATTGAGGCCGTTTTGAAAGAAGCGCGGAAGCAAGGCATCAACGTATAA
- a CDS encoding ArsR/SmtB family transcription factor, with protein sequence MPSSSNQFPADVRALAAQAKVLAHPARLHILRLLAERGECICGDVVEELPLAQATVSRHLKSLVEAGLVRVTADGPRSCYCLNRPAIDEQRGAFLSFWTTLDAPAPADCC encoded by the coding sequence ATGCCTTCTTCTTCCAATCAATTTCCAGCAGACGTGCGCGCCCTTGCGGCGCAGGCCAAGGTGCTTGCGCATCCGGCGCGGCTGCACATCTTGCGGTTGCTCGCCGAGCGCGGCGAGTGCATCTGTGGCGACGTGGTCGAGGAGCTGCCGCTGGCGCAGGCCACGGTCTCGCGGCACCTGAAAAGTTTGGTGGAAGCGGGCCTCGTGCGTGTGACTGCGGACGGGCCGCGCTCCTGTTACTGCCTAAACCGTCCGGCCATTGATGAACAGCGCGGGGCGTTCCTGTCGTTTTGGACGACCCTTGATGCGCCGGCGCCCGCCGATTGCTGCTAA
- a CDS encoding LysM peptidoglycan-binding domain-containing protein, with translation MATSGSVTHAQGRADTTATDTVYVVKKGDTLYSIARQYNLSVAALQRWNNLDTAVLSIGQRLRLVPPATASPALEPLARPEPKPYGRYVLRPGDTLVNVALWLGTTVDTLRMLTDVAPLGVGDTLRLPPRFARPTHLVQPDETLYAIAGQYGVSTRVLQTANALDTTAVRAGQRLIIPGRPAQRPPRGTLAPPDTTGAAAIYPAAYAGRLMASGQPYQPSAFVGSHRTLPLGSLVLVSANDAHAFVRIADRGPLQRDRVMDVSRAVADAINLQDGGPIALRYVWQPPR, from the coding sequence GTGGCTACGTCCGGTAGCGTCACGCATGCTCAGGGGCGTGCCGACACGACGGCTACGGATACGGTGTACGTGGTGAAAAAGGGCGATACCTTGTACAGCATTGCGCGGCAGTACAACCTCTCGGTGGCCGCGCTGCAGCGGTGGAATAACCTCGATACCGCGGTGCTGTCGATTGGACAGCGCCTGCGCCTGGTGCCGCCCGCAACAGCTAGTCCGGCGCTGGAGCCGCTGGCGCGCCCCGAGCCCAAGCCGTACGGCCGCTACGTGCTACGGCCCGGCGACACGCTCGTCAACGTGGCCCTATGGCTGGGCACGACGGTGGATACGCTGCGCATGCTCACAGACGTCGCGCCGTTGGGTGTTGGCGACACCCTGCGGCTTCCCCCGCGTTTTGCGCGGCCCACGCACTTGGTGCAGCCGGACGAGACGCTGTACGCCATCGCTGGGCAATACGGCGTGAGCACGCGGGTTTTGCAGACGGCAAACGCCCTGGACACGACTGCGGTGCGGGCGGGACAGCGGCTCATCATTCCGGGGCGCCCGGCGCAGCGGCCCCCGCGCGGTACGCTCGCGCCGCCCGACACCACCGGTGCGGCGGCGATCTACCCGGCGGCATATGCTGGACGTCTGATGGCGAGCGGGCAGCCGTATCAGCCATCGGCGTTTGTGGGGAGCCACCGCACCCTGCCCCTGGGCAGTCTCGTGCTGGTGTCGGCCAACGACGCCCACGCCTTCGTCCGCATTGCCGACCGCGGCCCGCTGCAGCGCGACCGGGTCATGGACGTCTCGCGCGCCGTAGCCGATGCGATAAACCTACAAGACGGCGGCCCCATTGCGCTGCGCTACGTATGGCAGCCGCCGCGTTAA
- a CDS encoding phosphosulfolactate synthase, protein MIRDDFDILGLPDRQEKPRTKGLTHVLDKALSIRQVENMLDVAAEYIDVVKLGWGTAVITPNLEEKLDLYRAADIPFYFGGTLFEAFFLRDQLDVYRRLMDDLGVQSLEISDGSVSMAHDEKLELIADFSKDYQVLSEVGSKDANNIMPPYRWVEAMQAELNAGSWKVIAESRETGTAGLFRPNGEVRTGLVDEIVARVDPGKIIFEAPNKAQQVWFIKQLGANVNLGNIAPEEVIPVETLRLGLRGDTLFEFLTPGVTTHASGQPAGDGRSGA, encoded by the coding sequence ATGATCCGCGACGACTTCGACATTCTCGGCCTTCCCGACCGCCAAGAAAAGCCCCGCACGAAAGGGCTGACCCACGTGCTTGACAAGGCGCTTTCGATCCGGCAGGTGGAGAATATGCTGGACGTAGCGGCGGAGTACATCGACGTGGTGAAGCTGGGCTGGGGCACGGCCGTCATCACGCCCAACCTGGAAGAGAAGCTCGACCTGTACCGCGCTGCGGACATTCCCTTCTATTTTGGCGGCACGCTCTTCGAGGCGTTCTTCCTGCGCGATCAGCTGGATGTGTACCGCCGCCTGATGGACGACCTGGGCGTGCAGTCGCTCGAAATCTCGGACGGCTCGGTGTCGATGGCCCACGACGAGAAGCTGGAGCTGATTGCCGACTTCTCGAAAGATTACCAGGTGCTCAGCGAGGTGGGCTCGAAGGACGCCAACAACATCATGCCGCCGTACCGCTGGGTGGAGGCGATGCAGGCCGAGCTGAACGCCGGAAGCTGGAAAGTTATTGCGGAGTCGCGCGAGACGGGCACGGCCGGGCTCTTTCGCCCCAACGGCGAAGTGCGCACCGGGTTGGTCGACGAAATCGTGGCCCGCGTGGATCCCGGAAAGATTATCTTTGAGGCCCCCAATAAAGCGCAGCAGGTGTGGTTCATCAAGCAGCTTGGGGCCAACGTAAACCTTGGCAACATCGCCCCCGAGGAAGTCATTCCCGTCGAAACGCTGCGGCTGGGGCTGCGCGGCGACACGCTCTTTGAGTTCCTCACGCCCGGCGTCACCACGCACGCCAGCGGGCAGCCCGCAGGCGACGGGCGCTCGGGCGCGTAA
- a CDS encoding polysaccharide deacetylase family protein, producing MRFLIPPLATHGLRLVHRFFPDVLWRTDDRERVAYLTFDDGPTPDITPKLLDLLARYEAKATCFLVGRHAEAHPALVRDLHAAGHTLGNHTYTHPDAWRTPHERVAGELVRTTRVIEDCIGARVRHMRPPYGHLTGPMRQWCATHRQRMVLWDVMPGDFLKTATADGVARFVERTVRPGSVIVLHDNPICDQVALPALKRMLETLTAAGWRFEAL from the coding sequence ATGCGCTTTCTCATTCCGCCCCTGGCCACGCACGGCCTGCGCCTGGTGCATCGTTTCTTTCCGGATGTGCTGTGGCGCACCGATGACCGCGAGCGTGTCGCCTATCTCACGTTCGATGACGGCCCTACGCCCGACATCACCCCGAAGCTGCTCGATCTGTTGGCGCGCTACGAGGCAAAAGCTACGTGCTTTTTGGTTGGACGCCATGCCGAGGCGCATCCGGCGCTCGTACGTGATTTGCACGCGGCGGGGCATACGCTCGGCAACCACACCTACACCCATCCCGATGCGTGGCGCACGCCCCACGAGCGGGTGGCCGGCGAGTTGGTGCGGACGACGCGGGTCATTGAAGACTGCATCGGTGCGCGGGTGCGCCACATGCGTCCGCCCTACGGCCACCTTACCGGACCGATGCGGCAGTGGTGTGCCACGCACCGCCAACGCATGGTGCTGTGGGACGTGATGCCGGGCGACTTCCTCAAAACCGCGACGGCGGACGGTGTGGCCCGTTTCGTGGAGCGGACCGTTCGGCCCGGATCGGTGATTGTGCTGCACGACAATCCCATCTGTGACCAAGTGGCCCTCCCCGCGCTCAAGCGCATGCTGGAAACGCTGACCGCGGCCGGCTGGCGCTTTGAAGCGCTGTAG
- a CDS encoding SDR family oxidoreductase, protein MIVVVTGASHGIGQAIAEAFATLPDARVALVARTTHKLEAVAEACRAEGAEALVCPCDVTDDAAVAAMAERVHDTWGAPHVLVNNAGAFTYAPLDELTADGFRDQIDVNLTSAFVVTQQFLPALRAAGRGHIFFTGSVASIQAYPGNAGYCAAKHGLRGFARVVREETKEDGVRVTTVIPGATYTPTWEGIDLPEDRFMPPEDVAQSVVDAYRLSDRTVLEELILRPQAGDV, encoded by the coding sequence ATGATTGTTGTCGTTACCGGTGCCAGCCACGGCATTGGCCAAGCCATCGCCGAAGCCTTTGCCACGCTGCCCGACGCCCGCGTGGCGCTCGTGGCCCGCACGACCCACAAGCTGGAGGCCGTCGCCGAGGCGTGCCGGGCCGAAGGCGCCGAGGCGCTGGTGTGCCCCTGCGACGTGACGGATGACGCGGCCGTCGCGGCGATGGCCGAGCGCGTGCACGACACCTGGGGCGCGCCGCATGTGCTCGTGAACAACGCCGGCGCGTTCACCTACGCGCCCCTCGACGAGCTCACCGCCGACGGCTTCCGCGATCAGATCGACGTCAACCTGACGTCTGCGTTTGTCGTCACGCAGCAGTTTCTGCCCGCGTTGCGCGCTGCCGGTCGTGGCCACATCTTTTTTACCGGCTCGGTGGCGTCCATCCAGGCGTATCCGGGCAATGCCGGCTACTGCGCCGCGAAGCACGGACTGCGCGGCTTTGCCCGGGTGGTGCGCGAGGAAACGAAAGAGGACGGCGTGCGCGTGACGACGGTCATCCCGGGCGCTACGTACACGCCCACGTGGGAAGGCATCGACCTGCCCGAGGACCGCTTTATGCCGCCCGAGGATGTTGCGCAGTCGGTGGTTGACGCGTACCGGCTGTCGGACCGCACGGTGCTCGAGGAGCTGATCCTGCGGCCGCAAGCGGGCGATGTGTAG